The proteins below come from a single Corvus hawaiiensis isolate bCorHaw1 chromosome 20, bCorHaw1.pri.cur, whole genome shotgun sequence genomic window:
- the MDH2 gene encoding malate dehydrogenase, mitochondrial, giving the protein MLAMLSRLSTATALRRGIATSAQNNAKVAVLGASGGIGQPLSLLLKNSPLVSKLSLYDIAHTPGVAADLSHIETRASVKGFMGPEQLPECLKGCDVVVIPAGVPRKPGMTRDDLFNTNASIVASLTSACAKHCPEAMICIISNPVNSTIPITSEVFKKHGVYNPNKIFGVTTLDIVRANTFVAELKGLDPARVTVPVIGGHAGKTIIPLISQCTPKVEFPQDQLEKLTARIQEAGTEVVQAKAGAGSATLSMAYAGARFVFSLLDAMNGKQGVVECAFVRSDVTESPYFSTPLQLGKKGIEKNLGLGKLSPFEEKMVAAAMSELKASIKKGEEFAKNFK; this is encoded by the exons ATGCTCGCCATGCTGTCCCGCCTCAGCACCGCCACCGCCCTGCGCCGCGGCATCGCCACCTCCGCACAG AACAATGCCaaggtggcagtgctgggggccTCAGGGGGCATTGGgcagcccctgtccctgctcctgaaGAACAGCCCTCTGGTGAGCAAGCTCAGCCTCTACGACATCGCTCACACTCCCGGCGTGGCAGCTGACCTCAGCCACATTGAGACCAGAGCCAGTGTCAAAG GCTTCATGGGACCTGAGCAGTTGCCAGAATGTCTGAAGGGCTGTGATGTTGTTGTTATTCCTGCGGGAGTTCCTAGAAAACCAG GTATGACCCGTGATGACCTGTTCAACACCAATGCCAGCATTGTTGCCTCTTTGACATCTGCCTGTGCAAAGCACTGTCCAGAAGCCATGATCTGTATTATTTCTAACCCA GTAAATTCAACCATCCCAATAACTTCAGAAGTCTTCAAGAAGCACGGTGTGTATAATCCCAACAAAATCTTTGGTGTTACGACACTGGACATCGTCAGAGCGAATACTTTTGTGGCTGAACTAAAG GGCTTGGATCCAGCTCGAGTAACTGTTCCAGTTATTGGTGGCCATGCTGGGAAGACCATCATCCCTCTGATCTCTCAG TGCACACCAAAAGTGGAGTTTCCTCAGGATCAGCTGGAGAAGCTTACAGCACGAATTCAAGAAGCTGGCACTGAAGTTGTCCAGGCTAAAGCAGGAGCAG GATCCGCCACCTTGTCTATGGCCTATGCTGGTGCTCGGTTTGTGTTCTCCCTGCTGGATGCCATGAATGGAAAGCAGGGGGTTGTTGAATGTGCCTTTGTTCGATCGGATGTGACAGAGAGCCCGTACTTCTCTACACCTCTGCAACTGGGG AAAAAAGGAATTGAGAAGAACCTAGGCCTTGGCAAGCTCTCCCCCTTTGAAGAGAAGATGGTTGCTGCGGCCATGTCTGAGCTGAAGGCTTCTATTAAGAAAGGAGAGGAATTTGCAAAGAACTTCAAGTGA
- the STYXL1 gene encoding serine/threonine/tyrosine-interacting-like protein 1 isoform X2 codes for MAGVMVCEPRHLYNIINQYRWRSRLTEPNYLCLLDARSQREFDASHIITAQRIERNPAGEYLIPNPEELDYVRYCVVYDHDTGFLGCSDNQEEKKETGSSAASEPETIGSGSMCSQNTGEGDALHHARNLQHFTRHPVLLLKGGYKRFSACYHFLKSQKTLWMPQELDTFQPYPVEILPEKLYMGNFKQASDKQIQRDLKIKALVNVCEQPVTLFAEEGESLHVSVPDSLEADLFSSFPTISHFIDAQLDVGAVLVFSSLGISRCSTVTMAYLMHSCRFSLQRAWKYLLKCQMNIRPHPGFVEQLSAWETQIYGAPATDISGPNY; via the exons ATGGCGGGGGTGATGGTCTGCGAGCCCCGACACCTCTACAACATCATCAACCAGTACCGGTGGAGATCCCGGCTGACGGAGCCCAACTACCTGTGCCTGCTGG atgccCGTTCTCAGCGTGAATTCGATGCGAGCCACATTATTACAGCCCAAAGGATTGAGCGG AATCCTGCGGGGGAGTATCTGATCCCGAATCCTGAGGAGCTGGACTATGTCAGATACTGCGTGGTGTATGACCACGACACCGGCTTTTTGGGCTGCAGTGACAAtcaggaggagaagaaggaaacag GGAGCAGTGCTGCTTCAGAGCCTGAAACCATCGGCTCAGGTTCCATGTGTTCCCAGA ATACTGGGGAAGGAGATGCCTTACACCATGCCAGAAACTTGCAGCACTTCACTCGCCACCCCGTGCTCCTCCTGAAGGGAGGGTACAAGCGTTTTTCAGCTTGTTACCATTTCCTGAAGAGCCAGAAGACACTGTGGATGCCTCAG GAGCTAGACACCTTCCAGCCATACCCTGTAGAAATACTGCCTGAAAAGTTATATATGGGCAATTTCAAGCAGGCCAGTGACAAACAAATTCAGAGAGATCTGAAGATCAAAGCACTGGTCAACGTCTGTGAACAGCCTGTAACACT GTTTGCAGAAGAAGGTGAATCCCTCCATGTATCTGTTCCAGATTCACTCGAAGcagatcttttttcttccttccccaccaTTTCTCATTTCATAG ATGCTCAGCTGGACGtgggagcagtgctggtgtTCTCCAGCCTGGGGATAAGCCGGTGCAGCACAGTCACCATGGCCTATCTGATGCATTCCTGCCGCTTTTCCCTGCAG AGAGCTTGGAAATACCTTCTGAAATGCCAAATGAACATAAGACCACACCCGGGCTTTGTGGAACAGCTCTCAGCCTGGGAGACCCAAATCTATGGGGCCCCAGCCACAGACATCTCTGGACCAAATTACTGA
- the STYXL1 gene encoding serine/threonine/tyrosine-interacting-like protein 1 isoform X1, with translation MAGVMVCEPRHLYNIINQYRWRSRLTEPNYLCLLDARSQREFDASHIITAQRIERNPAGEYLIPNPEELDYVRYCVVYDHDTGFLGCSDNQEEKKETGSSAASEPETIGSGSMCSQNTGEGDALHHARNLQHFTRHPVLLLKGGYKRFSACYHFLKSQKTLWMPQELDTFQPYPVEILPEKLYMGNFKQASDKQIQRDLKIKALVNVCEQPVTLFAEEGESLHVSVPDSLEADLFSSFPTISHFIESLEIPSEMPNEHKTTPGLCGTALSLGDPNLWGPSHRHLWTKLLTENIPQGKPLPFPFLGRKLLECCVKKRPKCNRKAFLFSSMSFWVKIWSLLGHSPGL, from the exons ATGGCGGGGGTGATGGTCTGCGAGCCCCGACACCTCTACAACATCATCAACCAGTACCGGTGGAGATCCCGGCTGACGGAGCCCAACTACCTGTGCCTGCTGG atgccCGTTCTCAGCGTGAATTCGATGCGAGCCACATTATTACAGCCCAAAGGATTGAGCGG AATCCTGCGGGGGAGTATCTGATCCCGAATCCTGAGGAGCTGGACTATGTCAGATACTGCGTGGTGTATGACCACGACACCGGCTTTTTGGGCTGCAGTGACAAtcaggaggagaagaaggaaacag GGAGCAGTGCTGCTTCAGAGCCTGAAACCATCGGCTCAGGTTCCATGTGTTCCCAGA ATACTGGGGAAGGAGATGCCTTACACCATGCCAGAAACTTGCAGCACTTCACTCGCCACCCCGTGCTCCTCCTGAAGGGAGGGTACAAGCGTTTTTCAGCTTGTTACCATTTCCTGAAGAGCCAGAAGACACTGTGGATGCCTCAG GAGCTAGACACCTTCCAGCCATACCCTGTAGAAATACTGCCTGAAAAGTTATATATGGGCAATTTCAAGCAGGCCAGTGACAAACAAATTCAGAGAGATCTGAAGATCAAAGCACTGGTCAACGTCTGTGAACAGCCTGTAACACT GTTTGCAGAAGAAGGTGAATCCCTCCATGTATCTGTTCCAGATTCACTCGAAGcagatcttttttcttccttccccaccaTTTCTCATTTCATAG AGAGCTTGGAAATACCTTCTGAAATGCCAAATGAACATAAGACCACACCCGGGCTTTGTGGAACAGCTCTCAGCCTGGGAGACCCAAATCTATGGGGCCCCAGCCACAGACATCTCTGGACCAAATTACTGACAGAGAACATCCCACAAGGAAAGCcacttcccttcccctttctgGGGAGAAAGTTACTTGAATGCTGTGTGAAAAAAAGACCCAAATGTAACAGAAAAGCTTTCCTCTTTAGCTCCATGTCATTTTGGGTCAAGATTTGGAGCCTTCTCGGGCACTCACCTGGGCTGTAG